AAACCCGAAATACAGAACAGAATTTTCATCACCAACCGAACGGAACAAGCCTGACAAACGGTAGTGTTTATCTGGATCGATGGGAACAAACTGGTTCCCTGATAAAGTGGTACTTCCAGCCCGCTGATACACATGGTTTGCTCCATCCATTGTCGGGTTACTATCGTTGACCAAGTCATTATCCGGATTGCCGTCCTCGGCATCATAAACCAAGCGCAGCGGCACAACATGGAGGGAAAAGCTCTGCTGCGTCTGCGATGACTCTGTGTAAGCAATCGCAGTAACAGTATAATCTCCCGGGGCGTCTACTGCTTTGGCGTAGACTGCGGATTCGCCGTTCTCATCCGTGCGGACTTGCAACTCAACCGAAGGGGCTTCGTCATGTTTTTCTTCTGATATTCCACCGGCATACGCCCAGGCGATGGGGGCGTTGATAAGGTCGCTCACCTGACCATCTTGTGCATTCACCCGCAAGGGAAGTTCTGTCCAGATACCCGGGTAGCCAACCTGCCCGTCTCCCGAGACTTTTGTCAGTATCGGCGGCATGCCATTATAATAATCCTGCGGTGAAGTGCTCCCCATATATTCCTCGATATTGCTCAACGTATCCATATCGGGGTCATCGCTACGATCATCGACGCTTGTGTTAAGGCTGTGGGCATTCTCCCAAACATCGCTCATGCCGTCATTGTCATCATCAGTAAAAATCGGGTTGCCGGACGTTAACCGAAGATCATCCCAATAAACATCTCCTGTTGTTTCCCCGAAAAACTGGATACGGGTGGGCTCGGTAAACGTCCCGGTAAGATAGAAATTCGCCGCGACCGGCACACTATCACCGTCCACGTATAAATCCCATACACCGGTCGCATAATCCTGGCGCAAAGTCAGACGAGTCCATTGATCCGAGGCATTTGCTGTGGTGGAAAAATACACTGGCAGCGAGATGCTCTCATCCGCATCCGTAACTAGCAGCATCCCCTGCTCACCGTCGGGAAGATTACCTTCGTGCAGTTGAATATTCCGAAAGGTAGCATCCGCCAATCCGGCAACATCATCATCCGCTAACAGAATAAGGTAATCAACAGAACCCGTATAGTGCTGCCCGATCGGAATAGTCACCGATTGAAAACCCGACCCGGAATAATTGTACTGTCCGATATAACCTCCGCTCTGGCTTCCAGCTATTTGGAACAACTGCGTTGTATCTACTTGAAGGTCATCGTCTAGGTAAATGCCGATAATTTCACCAGCGGCAGTTACGTCGATCTCAAAAGTAAGAACAGTACTTCCAGTGATCGTATACGAATAAGGAATCGCCTTCCAACTGTTGCCCTCTAAACGAATAGAAGTCCCCTCAGTATTTACGGTGGCCGTGGTAGATAAACCGTTCCGGCCATCCTGCACAGGCACAGAGACCAGTTCACCTTCACTGATTTTTACCTGGACTGCGCGAAATGCAATCTTGCTACCGTCCGCATCAATGCTCCAAGCCCCATCCCCTTCCGTGTTTGCCATTGGCAAAAACCAGAAGTCCCACCAGGCTACGTCCTCACTCCCCCACTCAGCCACCTGAACGGCACGCTCAGCTTGACTCACAGGCAACCCCGCACCCAATACCACAGAGTTGTTTCCACTGGCTGACTCTGCATCCGAAACAGTAGCGCTGCCGTTGACGACCGACCAACCTGACTCACTCCCGATACTTGCTGGCGGCGTCAGCCCTTCATAGCCCTCAGGGCCAAACTGGGCATGCAGACCAGCCATAAACAAAAGAGCCGCTAACACCGGCAAGAAATATGTGAGTCTCAGGGGTATCGTACACATAACATATCTACTCTATTACTTATCTAAAATTAACAATATCCATGTCAAACTGATAAAATTTTAAATATTTTCCATTAATTATTTGATACCATCCATAAGACTACCAAATAAATCCATTTGAGGAGTTTTATTGATCATGCTTTTTATCTTTTTTGCCCGGGATCCATCCCAGAGCACCTCTACCAGCCCCCAGCTAGACACGATTCAATCAATGTAACCTGTCGATTCCATTCCGGCAGGCTCCATCTTCTCCTGGCTTTAAGTTCTGAACACCCAAAGCGCGCAGCGGCATAATGCAGATCGGTAGTCGGTAGTGTTCGATGGTTGCCTGGAGGCGTTGGAGGTGGCGTGTCTGTGGGGGATTCGAGGATGAGGACGATGGCGGGTTGACGGTGGGTCTGGGCACCGTAGTTGAGGCACTGGCCGAGGGCCTCGGCCCACTTGTCGGCGAAGTCCACCTCGACCGCGTATTCATCGGTGAGGAGGTCGCAGCGGGTACGGTTCGGCAAGATCACCTCGGTCTCGCCGCCGAGGATATCTTGTGCCCGGTCGCGGTAGTACGACTCCGTGTGGGTACGGGCAAGCAGCGGACTTGCCCAAGGGAAACCCGGGGAAACCATCCCCCTGCCGGTCCTCTGCCGCAAACTGGCTGTATTGACCTGTCTCATCTCTCACCGTGTATCGTATCCAGAAACTTCAGCGGAAAGCGTCTAAGGATGTTTCCGGGAAGCGGGCATCTTGCGAACCCGGCTCAAACAGGATCAGCGCGACAACGGCAGGATGATGACTCCGGAGAGGAACATCAGGTACGTCTCCCGTTTGTCAGGGGCCTCCCGGTCAGAAGCCTTTGCTTGAAGGCACTCGTTCTGCATCTTGACCGCAAAAGGAGGACAGACCGGCCCGATGAGCGCGGAGGTCAGGGACGCCCCGAAGAAGCTCTGCGGGTCCACGTAGACCGAGAAGGTCTTCCAGGCCGAGACCACCCCCGCCAGCACGTTCTCGATCCCGCCGGCGAGCAGAAACGGGTTTTCCAACCAGCAGCCCAGCACGACCTCCACGCCGCCTTCGACAAAGGTATCCACGAACGTCCAGGCCCCCATGTCCAGCGTACCGCTGAAGGCCTGCATGAGGTCCGCGCTGCCCTCGGCCACCGCGAACAGGCCGACTCCAGCGTCGCAGGCGTTGACATTCAGCCAGCCGTTGGAAATCCCCATTCCTTCCAGCCACTGCCCCAGTCCGGCCCGTGAGAAGCCGGGGATGGGGATGCCCGCCTTGGTCGGGAAATCCGTCAGCAGGACGTGTCCCGCGTGCCTGTAGCCCTCCACGATCCCATGCTGGGAGAAGGTGCCCGGCAGGTCGAGAAGCAGATCGTGCCCGGCCTTCCAACGGTGTCCGCCGCCGGAGGCCAGCGAGTCCGCCAGCGGGAACTTCGCAAAAAACGGAAACAGCCCGTCCACGAAGTGACGCAGTTGGGCTGCGGGCAGGTGCAAGCAGCGAACTGTCCCGGCACGATGTAGGCGAGCGCTTCCATGGGAGGCCGTTCTTACGAGTCGGAAAGGGCCTCCCCGTACTGGGGCCAGATCGCCTCGACCGCCTGGTTGACGGAGTTCTTGGGCACCCGCATGAAGCGTTCGGTGTCCTTCTGCGGACTGCCGGTCAACACAAAGTATCCCGCCACCGCCGCGATGGCGATGCCCGTGGAGATCCAGCCCACCGGACCGGCGATGGAACTGCCCATGAAGAAGGCCGTCGTGGCCGCCACGGCACCCGCCCCCCAGCCGAGGGCCGCTCCGATCCCGCCGATGACCATGGCGATCCCGGCGGCCCCGCCGCCGACTCCGACCGCCGCCTTGATCAGGTTTTCACGCTCCCGGCCCGAGGGGGCCAGCACCGCCTCGCTCAGCTTGCAGGCCGCCTCCACCTGCGGCGGCGTCACCTTCAGCTTGTGCTTGAAAATGTTGCGGACCGCCGTCGTCAACGTGATCCCGTCAACATAGCGCAGGAAACGCTCCTTGGCGGGCTTGTCGCTCATGATCTGCGCGAACTTCGCATCCAGCGTGCTCTCAAGGAGCGCTTTGAATTCATCTACATTCATGGTTGTCCTTGTCGTTTGTGGGTGAATTGGTTGAAAACCTGGGGCATCAAGCTGAAAATACTGTCCCGGCCTGATTGCTCACTGCCAGTTGGTGTATATGTTGTAGGCGATGATGCGAGCCAACCCATCAGGCATGTACATACGACTGTAGCTGAGGGGGCGCTTGTCGGAGCTGTAGAACATGACCTCGGTCATATGGACGCCCTCGTCGGAGCGGGTTCCCGTTTCCTCTTTGGTGTGGATCAGGACCGTCGCGTCAGCTGCGAACTTCTTCTTCAGGCCCAGAAAGTGGATCGTGCTCCCCTCCCAGTTCGGTCTGGGCAGCTCCCGTTTGCCGACATTGCTGGTGCGCAGGCACTCGACCGCAACGACCTGATCCTTCCGGTCCACCATGAGCGCAATGGCGTTGTACCCGCTCAACAGGGCCAGCGTATCATACCCATGGGCGTTGCGGTACTCCCCGCGCACCGGGAAGACCCAGAGCCGAAAGGAGTTCTCCGGGAAGCCGTCGGTAACGACCGCCTGCGAGCGCCCGATCTCAAGGGCGTCATAGAGGCGGTGACGGACCTCCTGCAAGGGATCCAGGTAGTAGATGCCGTCAAAGAGGTAGGTGCGCCTGTCCAACCGATCCCCATAAAGCCACCCATGCTCGAACTCGTTAAACCGCATCAGCCATGCGCGGCTGAAACTGTCCGACTGCGAAAACCCCCTCAACCGCGAAGATGCCCCCAGTTGCAGCCCCAACAGCTTGACCAGATCCCGGATGGTCGTGTTGTCCAGTCCGGCGTGAGAATTCTTGCGGTCCCAGTTCTCGTCCAGTTGGAGGAAGCTGGTCGGACAGTGCTCCAGTATCTGCTCCCGGGTGGCCGTAGATAGTTGTTCAAAGGGCACGGCATACTCCCGCTCCTGATGCAGGGGAACAAAGCGCAGCACCTTCCCGTCGTGCCCGACAATGCGGGCCATCACCTCCCGTCCATCGGCAGCTTCAATCCTTGCCCCGAAGGGATCGAAGGCCCCGGCCCCCTGCGCCTGCCCCGCCCCTGAGACCAAAAGCCCCAGCAGGCACAACAGCCCCTTGACTGGGACGGAAGCCAGGCGCCGCCGACCGGAGCGATGCCTCCGGGCACAGGGGAGCACTGTCTGTGACCTCGCCTCCAACGTCATTTCCCCCCAAGCTCCACGAGCACCGTGACGGCCCCCGCGTTGTCCTGCTGACGCGCGTAATCAAGCGCCGTGTCTGCGCGAGCGTCCACCGCCTCCACCTTTGCCCCGGACTCCACAAGGGCCTCGATCACCGCGGGGTCGGGATTCAGGGCCGCCGCCAGCATGAGCGGCGTCAACCCGTATCCGTCTGTGCCGTTGGGGTCCGCCCCGCCCACCACCAGTGCCCGAATGACCGCAGGCGAGTTGGTGGCGGCAGCAGCCATCAAAGCGGTCCAGCCGTATTGGGTTTGGGCATTCGGAAGCGCCCCCGCCTCCAGCAGGGCCCGAACGACCTCGGGGGTGTTTTCCTGGGCCGCATACATCAGCGGGGTCAA
This genomic stretch from Ruficoccus amylovorans harbors:
- a CDS encoding ankyrin repeat domain-containing protein codes for the protein AGLCGCAATVSSPKEEGGVNPAEPGVSSGPRAAVLWTPLGQAARQTDDPAVIRSLVRAGEDPSGRNRYGATALMYAGLSNPSVAVIQALIAAGADPNDADDDELTPLMYAAQENTPEVVRALLEAGALPNAQTQYGWTALMAAAATNSPAVIRALVVGGADPNGTDGYGLTPLMLAAALNPDPAVIEALVESGAKVEAVDARADTALDYARQQDNAGAVTVLVELGGK